The window GATTTTTTATCCCGATTTTTTTAATGATGTGTTCGGCCCTATAATGCAGCCTGGGTCTTCTTCAAGTTTTGCAGGAAACAGCAGGGTAGGGCACGCCGCCTCTTTTACCATAAAGGGCAAATTAAAAAGAGCAAAAATACGCTTTAACCTCAGCGATAAAGGCCGTATACGCAAGCTCGGCAATATGATGGAAGACCGCGCCTTTTTGGGCGGCCTTCAGGGTTTTGCAACCGATGACGAACGATTGTTCAAGTCCCATGAACTGGCCAGGGAAAATAAAATATCCTATGAATTCGGCGCATTGGATAAAGATACTCCTTACCCCGGATCAGTCTGTTTTGATCTTGAAAGCGATAAAGGTGAAAAAGGAAGGCTCATCGGCGCATCCATAGGCGGCGGCATGATCCTTATCTCCGAGATAAACGGCTTCCCTGTTGAATGGCAGGGTGACAGCAACGCACTGTTTTTTAAACCCGGCGTTGTTCAATCTAAAATCGACACCTTAATAAAACATCAAGGCAGCGCTGTATTAGCGCAAAAAATCCTTAAATCCGCCAGCGGAGAAGAAGCCCGATTTGTTGAGTTTTCAGAACTCCCTGCAGAAAAGGATCTTGAAAACTTTGCCCCGGAAGAATTCCTTGTTTATAGGGCATTGCTTCCGGTGGTGAGTTTTAACGGACGGCAGCCCCAGCTTTTTAAGAATGTTGATGAATGGATTGCCTATGCAGAAGCAAAACATATTTCTTTTGTGGAAGCTGCCATTGCCTACGAAAAAGCCTTTTCTGGCTGGGATGAAAAACGCATCTGGGCATACTTTGAACATATCCGCGACATACTGCTTAACCAGATACATGCTTTGGAAGATCAGGGCATTGATCCCGTTCCCGATACCCCCTTGCTCCCTGTGTACGGCAAACAATGGAACCGTTATAAGAAGTCCGGCAAAGTGCTGCAGGATTCGTTAACATCCCGCATCATGGATTATGCCTTTTCCGTAAATGCCAAAATACCGGGGGTAAAAATTGTTCCCGGCCCCATGGGTACTGGCGGCGGCTATCTTTTTTCCGCCCTGGAAGGCGTCAGGGAAGCCAGAGGCCTTACCCGTCAAAAGCAGCTGGAAGGCCTCGCAGTAGCAGCAGGGCTGGGCGCCATTGCCTTTTCCAACTGTCATGCATCGGGGGCTTCGGGCTGTGTGGGTGAATCGGGTATATGCTGCGCCATGGCTTCGGGAGCCATCACCTGGATGGCGGGCGGCACAGGACAGCAGGTTCAGCATGCCGCTTCAATGGCCCTGCAGGCCAATATAGGCATACCCTGCGACCCCATTCCCGGAGGCCTCGAATTCCCCTGCCTTACCCGTACGGTTCGGGCGGCTGTTACCGCCCCCCTTTATGCGGATATGGCCTTGAGCGGCATAGATCCCCTTATTCCCTACCACGAGGTACTTCACGCTATCGAGCATACCAGGAATCTTTACCCCGAAGCGATCTGCGGCGCCGACTGTGGAACCAACTGTACCCCCACTGCAGAAAAGTGTCAGCGCTTCCTTTCCGGTGAAGTAATGGAAGGAAAGATGAGGTGGGAGGCGGCCGCGTCTTGAACAGGCCTTGAACCCTCTTTATTCGTGGCGAGGGGGTTAATACCCCGCCCCTTGGGGCGGTTAAAAAGGTATTAAGCCCCGAGTCCAATTCCTTAAGAGAACAACATACCTCGCGGCTTGCCGCGGGGTTGTTGATTTCACCGTTACTATGATCATGCGCTATGAAGAATACTCAAAGTCCTGAGGACAGCGGCCCTTTCTATAGTAAAGGTCTCAAATTTTCCTGTACTCAATGTTCGGCATGCTGCAGGTATGAAAGTGGTTTTGTATTTCTTTCCGAAAAGGACCTTTATGTTCTGTCAAAGTCTTTGAAAATGGGATATACTGAATTTATGGAAGCCTTTTGCCGCTGGGTTCCCTTTTCAGCCGGTTCTGAGCGGCTATCGCTCAGGGAGAAATCCAATCTGGACTGCATTTTCTGGAAGGACGGTTGTTCTGTTTACGAAGCTCGGCCTCTGCAGTGCAGGTCTTTTCCCTTCTGGCCCGCAGTACTTGATTCCAAACGGGCGTGGAAGTCAACGGCGGAAGTTTGTCCGGGCATGGGGCAGGGTAAACTCCATTCTGCCGAAGTAATAGAGGACTGGCTTGAACAACAGCATAGAGAAAGCGTTATTATAAGGAAGACCTCAAACCCTAAGGGGGGGTATTGATGCAAATCCGTTTTTTTGGTGTCCGCGGCTCCATTGCGGCGCCGCAGCTGCCGTCCCAGATAAAGTCTAAAATTTCCGCCATCCTGGAACGGCTGACCCCCGAGGATATAGCCAGTCCCGAAAACCGTGAACACTTTCTGGCAGGTCTTCCGCCCTGGCTTTTCGGTACTGTGGGCGGCGTCTGCATGTCGCTGAAATATCCAAAAAGATAAAGAGCGGCGATAGCCCACATATTCTCTGACGCACTTAAAATTTTTCTGTTCGACGAAACAGTTGTCGTTTTTCTTGTAGGGGCGGGAGCGGGTAAAGGTAATGTGGTTGGCATCACACCAGGACAGGAGGGTACGGTTGATAAATTCGCTGTCATTGTCACTATCGATACCCAGGAGGGGAAACGGAAGGATGTGGGGGAGAGAAGAAAGCCCCTCAAAAGCCCATTTTTGAGCTTTATTGAGCAAGGCGAAGAGCTCAACCCAGCCGGAAGAGACATCAGTGGCGGTCAGGGTGAGATTAAACTCTCCCGTATCCCGTTCGCCGCAGTGATGGACGGTGTCAACCTCAAAAAAGCCCGGTTTTCGATCATCCCAGGGGTAATGGGTTCTGACCTGAATATGCTTTTTGAGCAGATTCCCCGATTTCGTCCCGCTTATTCCCCGGAAGGTCAACTTTTTTCGGTCTTCTTTCAGTGCCCGGTCAATAGTCGCCGGACTTATGGTCAGGAGTTTGGACTGGATTTCCGGAGTGATATGAAAGGCCTCCCGTACGGCGATAAAGGCCATCTGGGAGCGTAGAAAGGGAGCTAAAAGCTTCCCACAGCGATACCAGAAGAAGGCCCAGATGAGGCGGAGGGCGGCAATGACCTCCGGCCCATAGATTTTCTTCCCCTTCCGCTTCGTGCGTTTTTTCCCAGTCGCCTTGAGCTTCACGAGCTTCCCGTCAAGCCGAATGAGTTTTTCTTTTCCCTCGTTTTTCAGCTGATGCAATGCGTACTTGCGGTGATCCCCGGAGCGTACTGCTGCCGCAAAAAAGGGCAGGGGGTATATTGCCACTGTTTATACTTACCTTAAATAATTAATTTTAGGTCTGTTCCTCGTCTTCATCTTTTTTATCGTCATCACCTTCTTCTTTTTCCTTTATTTCTTCATACTCATCCCACTCGCTTACAGACAACGGAGGCGTACCCCAAATCATATCTTACCACCTTTTTCACGATTTATTATTTCAGAAACCTGTGAATA is drawn from Leadbettera azotonutricia ZAS-9 and contains these coding sequences:
- a CDS encoding L-serine ammonia-lyase, iron-sulfur-dependent, subunit alpha; the protein is MSKIFYPDFFNDVFGPIMQPGSSSSFAGNSRVGHAASFTIKGKLKRAKIRFNLSDKGRIRKLGNMMEDRAFLGGLQGFATDDERLFKSHELARENKISYEFGALDKDTPYPGSVCFDLESDKGEKGRLIGASIGGGMILISEINGFPVEWQGDSNALFFKPGVVQSKIDTLIKHQGSAVLAQKILKSASGEEARFVEFSELPAEKDLENFAPEEFLVYRALLPVVSFNGRQPQLFKNVDEWIAYAEAKHISFVEAAIAYEKAFSGWDEKRIWAYFEHIRDILLNQIHALEDQGIDPVPDTPLLPVYGKQWNRYKKSGKVLQDSLTSRIMDYAFSVNAKIPGVKIVPGPMGTGGGYLFSALEGVREARGLTRQKQLEGLAVAAGLGAIAFSNCHASGASGCVGESGICCAMASGAITWMAGGTGQQVQHAASMALQANIGIPCDPIPGGLEFPCLTRTVRAAVTAPLYADMALSGIDPLIPYHEVLHAIEHTRNLYPEAICGADCGTNCTPTAEKCQRFLSGEVMEGKMRWEAAAS
- a CDS encoding YkgJ family cysteine cluster protein → MKNTQSPEDSGPFYSKGLKFSCTQCSACCRYESGFVFLSEKDLYVLSKSLKMGYTEFMEAFCRWVPFSAGSERLSLREKSNLDCIFWKDGCSVYEARPLQCRSFPFWPAVLDSKRAWKSTAEVCPGMGQGKLHSAEVIEDWLEQQHRESVIIRKTSNPKGGY